One region of Synechococcus sp. MU1617 genomic DNA includes:
- a CDS encoding CP12 domain-containing protein, producing MKSIDEHIQQDQSEIEAAKAAGDEAKVRHLTDELKSLEEYKEHHPGDSHDPTSLELHCEANPDADECRVYDD from the coding sequence ATGAAGTCCATCGACGAACACATCCAGCAGGATCAATCGGAAATCGAAGCTGCCAAGGCAGCTGGAGACGAGGCCAAGGTTCGTCACCTCACCGATGAGCTGAAGTCGCTAGAGGAATACAAGGAACACCACCCCGGCGACAGCCACGACCCCACCTCCCTGGAGCTGCATTGCGAGGCCAATCCCGATGCCGATGAGTGCCGCGTCTACGACGACTGA